In the genome of Micrococcales bacterium, one region contains:
- a CDS encoding acyl-CoA dehydrogenase family protein: MIRRGIRRVYGGGVSTHTVTNQPPMLVHNAFADDDALREAVAAFGGDPGDPDLLELGALAGSEQAREWGRLANEYAPVLRTHDRYGNRIDEVEFHPSWHELMTVAVRHGLHAAPWSADDKAAHVKRAAGFLTWSQAEAGHGCPISMTYASIPALRVDPARAAVWESGLASREYDFGLRTPADKRGLIAGMAMTEKQGGSDVRTNTTVAAEVGDHYVLTGHKWFCSAPMSDVFLVLAQAPGGLTSFIVPRVLPDGTRNVFEIQRLKDKLGNRSNASSEIEFDGTWAQRLGDEGRGVRTIVEMVSATRLDTVLGSTALMRKALSEAVWHAGHREAFGATLIDQPLMRQVLADMALEVEAATWLGLRLAHAVDASQAGSSEQAALRRIALPMSKYYVCKRAPGLTFEAMECLGGVGYVEETGMPRLYREAPVNSIWEGSGNVNALDLLRAIARNPESLDAYLQALAPAAGCDEAFDTQLRDVLNALAQNPAGAPARARWLAERMVLLLQSALLVQHAPSAVSDAFIATRLRQSAGTYGVVDLGAQDVAAILERAGVAG; the protein is encoded by the coding sequence ATGATCCGGCGAGGCATCCGGCGGGTCTACGGTGGAGGGGTGAGCACGCACACTGTCACGAACCAGCCCCCGATGCTGGTCCACAACGCCTTCGCCGACGACGACGCCCTGCGCGAGGCGGTTGCTGCTTTCGGGGGCGATCCCGGTGATCCCGACCTGCTGGAACTCGGCGCCCTGGCCGGTTCGGAACAGGCCCGCGAATGGGGCCGTCTGGCCAACGAGTACGCGCCGGTGCTGCGGACCCATGACCGGTACGGCAACCGGATCGACGAGGTCGAGTTCCACCCGTCGTGGCACGAACTGATGACCGTGGCCGTCCGGCACGGTCTGCACGCCGCCCCCTGGAGCGCCGACGACAAGGCCGCACATGTCAAGCGCGCCGCTGGCTTCCTCACCTGGTCACAGGCCGAAGCCGGTCACGGGTGCCCGATCTCGATGACCTATGCCTCGATCCCCGCACTGCGCGTCGATCCCGCCCGGGCGGCCGTGTGGGAGTCCGGTCTGGCCAGCCGCGAATACGACTTCGGGCTGCGCACGCCAGCGGACAAGCGAGGGTTGATCGCAGGCATGGCCATGACCGAGAAGCAGGGCGGCTCGGACGTGCGCACGAACACCACGGTCGCCGCCGAAGTCGGTGATCACTATGTGCTCACCGGGCACAAGTGGTTCTGCTCCGCGCCGATGAGCGACGTGTTCCTCGTCCTGGCCCAGGCACCGGGCGGCCTGACCAGCTTCATCGTGCCGAGGGTGCTGCCCGATGGCACGCGCAACGTCTTCGAGATCCAGCGGTTGAAGGACAAACTCGGCAACCGGTCGAACGCCTCCAGCGAGATCGAGTTCGATGGCACGTGGGCGCAGCGTCTCGGCGACGAGGGCCGCGGGGTGCGCACGATCGTGGAGATGGTGTCGGCCACCCGGCTGGACACGGTTCTGGGCTCGACGGCGCTGATGCGCAAGGCGCTGTCCGAAGCGGTGTGGCACGCCGGCCATCGGGAGGCCTTCGGAGCGACCCTGATAGACCAACCGCTGATGCGGCAGGTCCTGGCGGACATGGCGCTTGAGGTGGAGGCAGCCACGTGGCTGGGCCTGCGCCTCGCCCACGCCGTGGACGCCTCCCAGGCCGGTTCCAGTGAGCAGGCCGCGCTGCGCCGCATCGCCTTGCCCATGTCGAAGTACTACGTGTGCAAGCGGGCGCCGGGGCTGACGTTCGAGGCGATGGAGTGCCTCGGGGGCGTCGGCTACGTCGAGGAGACCGGAATGCCGCGGCTGTACCGCGAGGCGCCGGTGAACTCGATCTGGGAGGGTTCGGGCAACGTCAACGCCCTGGACCTGTTGCGCGCGATCGCTCGCAATCCGGAGAGCCTGGACGCCTACCTGCAGGCACTGGCGCCGGCGGCCGGATGCGACGAGGCTTTCGACACGCAGTTGCGCGACGTGCTCAACGCGCTGGCCCAGAACCCGGCCGGGGCACCCGCCCGCGCGCGCTGGCTGGCCGAGCGGATGGTGCTGCTGCTGCAGTCAGCCCTGTTGGTGCAGCACGCCCCCAGTGCCGTGTCCGACGCCTTCATCGCCACCCGGCTGCGGCAGTCCGCGGGCACCTACGGTGTCGTCGATCTCGGCGCACAGGATGTGGCCGCGATCCTGGAGCGCGCTGGCGTCGCTGGCTGA
- a CDS encoding DUF2505 domain-containing protein: protein MPAQIDEVQFYEAPPETVFAMLADEEFIVHKSTQSGSLDVSASVESDGDEYRIHNRRVMPAKVPGFVKRFLGDTIPLDETQTWGPAAEDGSREAQFTLDFDGQPMSFGGTITLRPQNGGTAVETKGPIKCTVPFLGGRIEKFAAEWISKYLNKEQRVGAAWLADQE, encoded by the coding sequence ATGCCCGCTCAGATCGACGAGGTGCAGTTCTACGAGGCGCCGCCCGAGACCGTGTTCGCCATGCTCGCCGACGAGGAGTTCATCGTCCACAAGAGCACCCAGAGCGGCTCGTTGGACGTGTCGGCCAGCGTCGAATCCGACGGTGACGAGTACCGCATCCACAACCGCCGAGTCATGCCGGCCAAGGTGCCCGGCTTCGTCAAGAGGTTCCTGGGTGACACCATCCCGCTGGATGAGACCCAGACGTGGGGACCGGCCGCCGAGGACGGCTCGCGGGAGGCGCAGTTCACCCTGGACTTCGACGGCCAGCCGATGAGCTTCGGGGGCACCATCACGCTGCGACCGCAGAACGGCGGGACCGCGGTGGAGACCAAGGGTCCGATCAAGTGCACGGTGCCGTTCCTCGGTGGGCGGATCGAGAAGTTCGCCGCGGAGTGGATCAGCAAGTACCTGAACAAGGAGCAACGCGTCGGCGCCGCCTGGCTCGCCGACCAGGAATGA